The following coding sequences lie in one Gouania willdenowi chromosome 5, fGouWil2.1, whole genome shotgun sequence genomic window:
- the LOC114463081 gene encoding nuclear factor 7, brain-like, whose product MSSLAEDDLCCPVCTDVFQDPVVLSCSHSFCKSCLQDWWKRQKLRTCPCCKRKSSRSDPPCNLALKNLCETFLQNRNQKQPSVCGQHSETLRLFCLDHQQPVCLVCRESKTHSEHRFRPLDEAAQDCREELQIALKPVRDNLALFEQFKEKYELTVAHVKTQAQQVEEKIKEQFWKLHQFLQKEEEARLAALTEEAKQKNQMMMEKISALSRDMETLSNTIAAAQKDLEVDDASFLRNYKAVEMKVQQLPRPDVPELHSGALIDVAKYLGNMSFNIWKKMGDMVAYMPVILDPNTADPELLVSADLSSVRSGEQQQLPTNPERSRFSCSVLGADGFDSGTHSWAVEVGKNKDWEVGMLAEYTQARGLLKSGLWRVLFSGGKFTAFSTNESEKSLSVKKLKRIRVKLDYEGGTLSFWNLDTNKHLHTFTDSFTDTLFPYVYTENPFPLKILSKKVSVAVRD is encoded by the coding sequence ATGTCTTCCCTAGCAGAAGACGATCTGTGCTGTCCTGTCTGCACCGACGTCTTCCAAGACCCCGTGGTGCTGTCATGCAGCCACAGCTTCTGCAAGTCCTGCCTCCAGGATTGGTGGAAAAGACAAAAACTGCGCACGTGTCCATGCTGTAAGCGGAAGTCCTCCAGGAGCGACCCACCGTGTAACTTAGCGTTAAAGAATCTGTGTGAGACTTTCTTACAGAACAGGAATCAGAAGCAACCTTCAGTCTGTGGTCAGCACTCGGAGACGCTGCGGCTCTTTTGTCTGGATCACCAGCAGCCCGTTTGTCTCGTCTGTAGAGAGTCAAAAACCCACAGCGAGCACCGATTCAGACCCCTGGACGAGGCTGCGCAAGACTGCAGGGAAGAGCTGCAGATCGCTCTGAAACCTGTGCGTGACAATCTGGCTCTATTTGAGCAATTCAAAGAAAAATACGAGCTTACTGTTGCACACGTGAAGACTCAGGCCCAGCAGGTGGAGGAAAAGATCAAAGAGCAGTTTTGGAAGCTTCACCAGTTTCTACAGAAGGAAGAGGAAGCCAGACTTGCTGCTCTGACAGAAGAAGCAAAGCAGAAGAATCAGATGATGATGGAGAAGATCTCAGCTCTGAGCAGAGATATGGAAACTCTCTCCAACACCATTGCGGCTGCGCAGAAGGATCTGGAAGTTGATGATGCCTCGTTTCTGCGTAACTACAAAGCTGTGGAGATGAAAGTCCAGCAGCTTCCTCGTCCCGATGTTCCCGAGCTCCACTCTGGAGCTCTGATAGATGTGGCCAAATATCTGGGAAATATGAGCTTCAACATCTGGAAGAAGATGGGAGACATGGTCGCCTACATGCCGGTGATCCTGGACCCGAACACAGCCGACCCCGAGCTGCTCGTGTCTGCAGATCTGAGTAGCGTGAGATCTGGAGAGCAACAGCAGCTTCCCACAAACCCAGAGAGGAGCAGATTCTCCTGCTCCGTGCTCGGCGCCGACGGCTTCGACTCGGGGACTCACAGCTGGGCCGTGGAGGTTGGGAAAAACAAGGATTGGGAAGTGGGAATGTTGGCGGAGTACACGCAGGCCAGAGGACTCCTCAAGTCCGGCTTGTGGAGGGTTTTGTTCTCCGGAGGTAAATTCACGGCGTTCTCCACGAATGAGTCAGAGAAAAGTCTGAGTGTGAAGAAGCTGAAGAGGATCAGAGTCAAGCTGGACTACGAAGGAGGAACGTTGTCGTTCTGGAATCTCGACACCAACAAGCACCTTCACACTTTCACTGACAGCTTTACAGACACTTTGTTTCCTTACGTTTACACTGAGAATCCCTTTCCTCTGAAGATTTTATCCAAGAAGGTGTCGGTTGCAGTCAGAGATTAG